The following proteins are co-located in the Apium graveolens cultivar Ventura chromosome 5, ASM990537v1, whole genome shotgun sequence genome:
- the LOC141660395 gene encoding uncharacterized protein LOC141660395, translating into MNSFLLNEIARSNAIYNLSGADDDQDYQHESEMDVSEGDKIDNDEQDDSDHSADNDNEHIPTAPCFTTEEINVSSGNCSNVNPLDNDLFEGQNFADKQTAISAVKANHIKNSRDYHVIKSDTTRYEAKCVVEDCSWRMRVMKLKQSGFFVITKLPAEHNYILRTLQRDHKQLTSRMIANVTESPYLKVNNIMSQITSMYNYNVTYKKAWIGKQKAISYVYGDWMTSYNKLPTFLSAVMHFNPGTVALIDVEADVTKPNTSVCKRVWWVFKPMIDGWQHARLVISIDGTFLKGKYNGKLLVAMGSDSNNQQYPIAYGLVHEESTVNWSWFLYHFRIYVCQNRKGVCIISDRHPGIIEVMKRMESEFVGEWGMHRFCLLHVRSNFCSTFPGSHLKMLCWAVGNTSQL; encoded by the exons aTGAATTCTTTTCTTCTCAATGAAATAGCAAGATCAAATGCTATATATAATTTAAGTGGTGCTGATGATGATCAAGACTATCAACATGAGTCGGAAATGGATGTATCTGAAGGCGATAAAATAGACAATGACGAGCAAGATGATTCAGATCACAGTGCCGATAATGATAATGAACATATTCCAACTGCCCCATGTTTTACAACTGAAGAAATTAACGTCTCATCAGGTAATTGTTCAAACGTTAATCCACTTGATAACGATTTATTTGAAGGTCAAAATTTTGCAGATAAGCAAACTGCAATAAGTGCTGTTAAAGCAAATCACATTAAAAATTCTAGGGATTATCATGTTATAAAGAGTGATACAACACGGTATGAGGCAAAATGTGTTGTGGAAGATTGTTCATGGAGAATGCGAGTTATGAAATTAAAGCAATCTGGTTTTTTTGTAATCACTAAACTACCCGCTGAACATAACTATATTTTGAGGACACTTCAACGAGATCACAAGCAACTCACATCTAGGATGATTGCGAAC GTTACAGAGAGTCCATATTTGAAAGTAAATAACATCATGAGTCAAATAACATCCATGTACAACTACAATGTTACTTATAAGAAGGCGTGGATTGGAAAACAAAAGGCAATATCATATGTTTATGGTGATTGGATGACTTCCTATAATAAACTTCCTACATTTCTTAGTGCTGTAATGCATTTTAATCCAGGCACAGTTGCTTTAATTGATGTTGAAGCTGATGTTACAAAGCCCAACACATCTGTGTGCAAACGTGTTTGGTGGGTATTTAAGCCAATGATTGACGGATGGCAGCATGCCCGACTTGTTATCAGCATTGACGGTACCTTTTTAAAAGGAAAATATAATGGGAAGCTATTAGTTGCAATGGGATCTGATTCAAATAATCAACAGTATCCTATTGCATATGGCTTAGTTCATGAAGAATCAACTGTTAATTGGTCTTGGTTTCTGTACCACTTTCGAATATATGTATGTCAAAATAGAAAAGGTGTGTGCATAATTTCTGACAGACATCCTGGAATCATCGAGGTCATGAAAAGGATGGAAAGTGAATTTGTTGGTGAGTGGGGCATGCATCGATTTTGTTTGTTGCATGTACGTAGCAATTTCTGTTCAACTTTTCCAGGCTCACATTTGAAGATGTTGTGTTGGGCGGTTGGTAATACATCTCAGTTATGA